Proteins found in one Crassostrea angulata isolate pt1a10 chromosome 3, ASM2561291v2, whole genome shotgun sequence genomic segment:
- the LOC128177249 gene encoding SAYSvFN domain-containing protein 1-like: protein MEKKLAEYRAKKAREDASPHNPWFRLNPFKTNDSDSSHFKESGIGATNKLENEASEQMQTNSSVSCKEPWNWTQLTLTILMWVFAWLFCIEHQFGAVFFVVTMIFFIYYNTRTGRKEKNRLSAYSVFNPNCERIDGTFTSEQFEKELLHGANSVRS from the exons ATGGAAAAGAAGCTTGCAGAATACAGAGCCAAGAAAGCAAGGGAAGATGCTTCTCCTCATAATCCTTGGTTCAGATTAAACCCATTTAAAACCAATGATAGCGACTCCTCTCATTTTAAG GAAAGTGGAATTGGAGCTACCAATAAACTTGAAAATGAAGCTTCAGAGCAAATGCAGACTAATTCCTCTGTGTCCTGCAAGGAACCCTGGAACTGGACCCAGTTGACTCTTACAATACTGATGTGGGTTTTTGCATGGCTCTTTTGCATAGAGCACCAGTTTGGAGCAGTTTTCTTTGTGGTCACAATGATATTCTTTATTTACTATAATACAAGGACAGGTAGAAAGGAGAAGAATAGACTGAGTGCATATTCTGTGTTTAATCCTAACTGTGAGAGAATTGATGGAACATTTACATCCGAGCAGTTTGAAAAAGAATTGCTACATGGAGCCAACTCGGTTCGAAGCTGA